The Limnochorda sp. LNt genome includes a region encoding these proteins:
- a CDS encoding DUF4149 domain-containing protein, which translates to MATLRDLLYLVALAWWTGTAAYFGGSATPSVFARFGRTEAGQIVEVLFPGYYRTALATATLLVTVGAWRLAAGRPRAGLALALAVVMLAMALVGALVLQPRIHALRVQAAEAGPARPLPPAFGILHGLSVVASGVSVLAALASWAIIASAGL; encoded by the coding sequence TTGGCGACGCTGCGCGATCTCCTCTATCTCGTGGCCCTCGCCTGGTGGACCGGCACGGCCGCCTACTTCGGCGGCAGCGCGACGCCGTCCGTCTTCGCGCGCTTCGGGCGCACCGAAGCGGGGCAGATCGTCGAGGTGCTCTTTCCCGGGTACTACCGCACCGCGCTGGCGACGGCGACGCTGCTGGTGACCGTGGGAGCGTGGCGGCTCGCGGCCGGCCGGCCGCGAGCCGGGCTTGCGCTGGCCCTGGCGGTGGTGATGCTGGCGATGGCCCTCGTCGGCGCGCTGGTGCTGCAGCCGCGGATCCACGCCCTGCGCGTGCAGGCGGCCGAGGCGGGCCCCGCGCGGCCCCTGCCGCCTGCCTTCGGGATCTTGCACGGGCTGTCGGTGGTGGCCAGCGGCGTCTCGGTGCTGGCCGCCCTGGCGTCGTGGGCCATCATCGCCTCGGCCGGCCTGTGA
- a CDS encoding zinc-dependent alcohol dehydrogenase family protein: MRAMVIRAFGGPEVFDLQEVPDPTPGPGELRVRVAASSVNPVDYKIRRNGAWAGVRPPAIIGYDVSGVVDAVGPGVTEWRQGDEVYYTPEIFGGRPGSYAQYHVVDAAIVARKPRNLDHVQAAAVPLAGGTAWDALVVRAGVRAGETVLIHGGAGGVGHFAVQIARASGCRVLATCSRRNLDFVRELGADVAIDYEAEDFVERTLRETDGQGVDVVFDTVGGPLLARSIEATRPGGRLVSIVSAASSLDAAHRKNLTVHFLFLLRERRRLDALRSLIERGLLRPVVDEVLPLEQVARAHARLESGHGRGKIVLEIPSRDP, translated from the coding sequence TTGCGAGCCATGGTGATACGGGCCTTCGGCGGCCCCGAGGTCTTCGACCTCCAGGAGGTGCCCGACCCGACGCCCGGCCCGGGCGAGCTGCGGGTGCGGGTCGCGGCGAGCAGCGTCAACCCCGTCGACTACAAGATCCGCCGCAACGGCGCCTGGGCCGGCGTCCGGCCGCCCGCCATCATCGGCTACGACGTCTCGGGTGTGGTGGATGCGGTGGGGCCTGGCGTCACGGAGTGGCGCCAGGGCGACGAGGTCTACTACACCCCCGAGATCTTCGGCGGCCGCCCCGGCAGCTACGCTCAGTACCACGTCGTCGACGCCGCCATCGTGGCCCGCAAGCCCCGCAACCTCGATCACGTGCAGGCGGCCGCCGTCCCTCTGGCCGGGGGCACGGCCTGGGACGCGCTGGTGGTGCGCGCCGGCGTCCGTGCCGGCGAGACCGTGCTGATCCACGGGGGCGCCGGCGGGGTGGGTCACTTCGCCGTGCAGATCGCCCGGGCCTCCGGCTGCCGGGTGCTGGCCACCTGCAGCCGGCGCAACCTCGACTTCGTGCGCGAGCTGGGTGCCGACGTGGCCATCGATTACGAGGCCGAGGACTTCGTGGAGCGGACCTTACGCGAGACGGACGGCCAGGGCGTCGACGTGGTCTTCGACACCGTCGGCGGTCCGCTCCTCGCCCGCAGCATCGAGGCGACCCGCCCCGGGGGCCGCCTGGTCAGCATCGTCTCGGCCGCCAGCTCCCTCGACGCCGCCCACCGCAAGAACCTCACGGTGCACTTCCTCTTCCTCCTGCGCGAGCGCCGCCGCCTCGACGCGCTGCGCTCGCTCATCGAGCGGGGGCTGCTCCGCCCGGTCGTCGACGAGGTGTTGCCCCTCGAGCAGGTGGCGCGTGCCCACGCCCGCCTGGAGAGCGGGCACGGGCGCGGCAAGATCGTGCTGGAGATCCCGAGCCGAGACCCGTGA
- a CDS encoding PQQ-dependent sugar dehydrogenase: MRRRAVGLAPLLVAGLLAWTRLAGAPAADPPAREATVIGERFLPTPPGVRVETWVSGLEVPWSLVFLPDGRALVSERRGRIRLIVDGQLRPEPWAMLEVRHRGEGGLMGLALHPRYPQEPYVYAMMTVTAGGAAQNRVVRLRDRSERGELDRVIIDGIPGSDVHNGGRIAFGPDGMLYVTTGDGSQGARAQDPGSLAGKVLRLEPDGSIPPDNPLVGRRGRPEVYTYGHRNPQGLAWHPRTGDLLASEHGPTGERGWRGHDEINVLLPGANYGWPEVIGAPGDARFVDPLVYWAAGLPPAGMTFWSDDLFVASLRAGALVRLTLRHDDGRYAVTSIERWWASGPMEGTYGRLRDAVVGPDGALYVLTSNRDGRGRPRPGDDRILRITRP; the protein is encoded by the coding sequence ATGCGCAGGCGCGCCGTGGGGCTGGCGCCGCTGCTGGTCGCAGGCCTGCTGGCCTGGACCCGGCTCGCCGGCGCCCCCGCCGCCGACCCGCCGGCCCGTGAGGCGACCGTCATCGGCGAGCGCTTCCTGCCGACCCCGCCAGGGGTGCGGGTCGAGACCTGGGTGAGCGGTCTCGAGGTGCCGTGGTCCCTGGTCTTCCTGCCCGACGGGCGGGCCCTGGTGAGCGAGCGGCGCGGCCGCATCCGTCTCATCGTGGACGGCCAGCTGCGCCCCGAGCCCTGGGCGATGCTGGAGGTGCGCCACCGGGGCGAGGGCGGGCTGATGGGGCTGGCCCTGCACCCCCGCTACCCGCAGGAGCCCTACGTCTACGCCATGATGACCGTGACGGCGGGCGGCGCCGCCCAAAACCGGGTCGTGCGCCTGCGGGATCGGAGCGAGCGGGGCGAGCTGGATCGGGTCATCATCGACGGCATCCCAGGCAGCGACGTCCACAACGGCGGCCGCATCGCCTTCGGCCCCGACGGGATGCTCTACGTCACCACGGGAGACGGGTCGCAAGGGGCCCGGGCACAGGACCCGGGCTCGCTGGCGGGCAAGGTGCTGCGCCTCGAGCCCGACGGCTCCATCCCCCCCGACAATCCGCTGGTCGGCAGGCGGGGCCGACCCGAGGTCTACACCTATGGCCACCGCAACCCGCAAGGGCTGGCGTGGCATCCGCGCACGGGTGACCTCCTGGCCTCCGAGCACGGCCCGACGGGCGAGCGCGGGTGGCGTGGCCACGACGAGATCAACGTCCTGCTCCCCGGCGCCAACTACGGATGGCCCGAGGTGATCGGCGCGCCGGGCGACGCGCGCTTCGTGGATCCCCTCGTCTACTGGGCGGCGGGCCTGCCGCCTGCCGGGATGACCTTCTGGAGCGACGACCTCTTCGTCGCCTCGCTGCGGGCGGGAGCCCTGGTGCGGCTGACGCTACGGCACGACGACGGCCGCTACGCCGTGACGAGCATCGAGCGGTGGTGGGCGAGCGGCCCTATGGAGGGGACGTACGGCCGGTTGCGCGACGCCGTGGTCGGGCCCGACGGGGCGCTGTACGTCCTGACCAGCAACCGGGACGGCCGGGGTCGCCCTCGCCCCGGCGACGACCGCATCCTGCGGATCACGCGCCCCTGA
- a CDS encoding heme o synthase, with protein MGTGSAVWVDRTIRLRDYLVVTKPQHVIPSTLTAWVGLALAASGPVPGGRVAATLAGTALAVAAAHVFNALLERDVDALMSRTVDRPLASGRMAASHAAAYGGVLALLSVVIMAAAVNALAAGLTVAGIVAYDLVYTRWLKRRTPWNTLVGGVAGGIPPLIGWAAATGSLAWPAVVLFSMMVVWQPLHFFALSLLVADDYRRAGLPMVVVVHGEQATLDQIAAYATVMTGLSVSLHLLGVTGWVYLAAALVLGAVYVVAAVRAARRGPAEARTRGRWLLRYSFFYLTVIFAIALVDKRA; from the coding sequence TTGGGCACCGGTTCGGCCGTGTGGGTGGACAGGACCATCCGGCTACGCGACTACCTGGTCGTGACCAAGCCGCAACACGTGATCCCCTCCACGCTGACGGCCTGGGTAGGCCTGGCCCTGGCGGCGTCGGGGCCCGTCCCTGGCGGGCGCGTGGCCGCCACCCTGGCGGGTACGGCCCTGGCTGTGGCGGCCGCGCACGTCTTCAATGCGCTGCTGGAGCGTGACGTGGATGCGCTGATGAGCCGCACGGTCGACCGCCCCCTGGCGTCGGGCCGCATGGCGGCGAGCCACGCCGCGGCGTATGGGGGCGTGCTGGCGCTGCTGTCGGTCGTCATCATGGCCGCGGCCGTCAACGCACTGGCGGCGGGGCTGACGGTGGCGGGCATCGTCGCCTACGACCTGGTCTACACCCGATGGCTCAAGCGCCGCACCCCGTGGAATACCCTGGTGGGCGGCGTGGCGGGTGGCATCCCGCCTCTCATCGGATGGGCGGCGGCGACGGGCAGCCTGGCGTGGCCGGCGGTCGTGCTCTTCTCGATGATGGTGGTCTGGCAGCCTCTTCACTTCTTCGCCCTGAGCCTGCTGGTGGCCGACGACTACCGGCGGGCGGGCCTTCCCATGGTAGTCGTGGTGCACGGCGAGCAGGCCACGCTCGACCAGATCGCGGCCTACGCCACGGTCATGACGGGGCTGTCGGTGTCGCTGCACCTGCTGGGCGTGACGGGCTGGGTCTACCTGGCCGCGGCTCTGGTACTGGGTGCCGTCTACGTCGTGGCCGCCGTACGGGCGGCCCGGCGGGGGCCGGCCGAGGCGCGCACCCGGGGGCGGTGGCTGCTGCGCTACTCTTTCTTCTACCTGACCGTCATCTTCGCCATCGCCCTGGTCGACAAGCGGGCGTGA
- a CDS encoding iron ABC transporter ATP-binding protein: protein MIELRDVCKRYGQRLVVDHVSVTFREGRVTSIIGPNGAGKSTLLSVASRLIPKDGGEVLVDGREIGRWETQALARRLAVLRQSATVSLRLTVRDLVGFGRFPHSGGRLTERDREPIERALRWMELEPLQDRYLDQLSGGERQRALLAMVMAQETDYILLDEPLNNLDIRHAVQIMRRIRRMADEMGKTIVLVLHDLNFAAAYSDEIVAMKAGRVVQTGTASEVIRPDVLHEVYDMPIQTVPLQGRQVCVYFW from the coding sequence ATGATCGAGCTGAGGGACGTCTGCAAGCGCTACGGCCAGCGCCTGGTGGTGGATCACGTCTCGGTGACCTTCCGGGAGGGGCGAGTCACCTCCATCATCGGCCCCAACGGCGCCGGCAAGAGCACCCTGCTGTCGGTGGCCAGCCGCCTGATTCCCAAGGACGGCGGCGAGGTCCTCGTCGACGGTCGGGAGATCGGACGCTGGGAGACCCAGGCGCTGGCGCGCCGGCTGGCCGTGCTGCGGCAGAGCGCCACCGTGTCGCTGCGCCTGACGGTGCGGGACCTGGTCGGTTTCGGGCGCTTCCCCCACTCCGGCGGGCGGCTGACCGAGCGGGATCGGGAGCCCATCGAGCGAGCCCTGCGCTGGATGGAACTGGAGCCGCTGCAGGACCGCTACCTGGACCAGCTCAGTGGCGGCGAGCGCCAGCGTGCCCTGCTGGCCATGGTGATGGCTCAGGAGACCGACTACATCCTGCTGGACGAGCCGCTCAACAACCTGGACATCCGCCACGCGGTGCAGATCATGCGGCGCATCCGCCGCATGGCTGACGAGATGGGCAAGACCATCGTCCTGGTGCTGCACGACCTCAACTTCGCCGCGGCGTACTCCGACGAGATCGTCGCGATGAAGGCCGGCCGGGTGGTCCAGACGGGCACGGCCTCCGAGGTGATCCGCCCGGACGTGCTGCACGAGGTGTACGACATGCCCATTCAAACCGTGCCCCTCCAGGGGCGGCAGGTGTGCGTCTACTTCTGGTGA
- a CDS encoding iron chelate uptake ABC transporter family permease subunit has protein sequence MRVRGRLVAVAVVAAALVAVYVLVGLTGSYALSRRVVKMAAVALVASSVAPATIIFQTMTHNRILAPSIIGMDSLYLLTQTATVFFLGATHLAWADARVNFVIASALMLLFALGLYRLFVVRGEHHLYFILLVGIVLGTLFQSLVSFLQMLIDPNEFLVVQGRMFAGFNNVPVELLGVAAGAVLLMAIWMLPTLRYLDVLALGRDHAVNLGVDYPALTRRLWVAVSVLVAVSTALVGPITFLGLLMANLAQELLATYRRTVLMAGATLLSVAALAGAVLVVERVLGFSTTVSVIVNLAGSAYFLHLILKEHPA, from the coding sequence GTGCGGGTTAGGGGGCGGCTCGTGGCCGTGGCCGTGGTGGCCGCGGCCCTCGTCGCCGTCTACGTGCTGGTAGGCCTGACGGGCAGCTACGCCCTGTCGCGCCGCGTCGTCAAGATGGCGGCCGTGGCGCTGGTGGCCAGCAGCGTGGCGCCGGCCACCATCATCTTCCAGACCATGACCCACAACCGCATCCTGGCGCCCAGCATCATCGGCATGGACTCGCTGTACCTGCTGACGCAGACGGCCACGGTCTTCTTCCTGGGGGCGACGCATCTGGCCTGGGCCGACGCCCGGGTCAACTTCGTCATCGCCTCGGCCCTGATGCTCCTCTTCGCCCTGGGCCTGTACCGGCTCTTCGTGGTGCGGGGCGAGCACCACCTCTACTTCATCCTGCTGGTGGGGATCGTGCTGGGGACGCTCTTCCAGAGCCTGGTCTCCTTCCTGCAGATGCTCATCGACCCCAACGAGTTTCTCGTGGTGCAGGGGCGCATGTTCGCGGGCTTCAACAACGTGCCGGTGGAGCTCCTGGGAGTCGCTGCCGGGGCGGTGCTCCTGATGGCCATCTGGATGCTGCCGACGCTACGCTACCTCGACGTGCTGGCGCTGGGGCGAGACCACGCCGTCAACCTGGGGGTGGACTACCCGGCCCTGACCCGGCGGCTGTGGGTGGCGGTCTCCGTCCTCGTGGCCGTCTCCACGGCGCTGGTGGGGCCCATCACGTTCCTGGGGCTGCTGATGGCCAACCTGGCCCAGGAGCTGCTCGCCACCTACCGGCGCACGGTGCTGATGGCGGGGGCGACGCTGCTCAGCGTGGCGGCGCTGGCCGGGGCCGTGCTGGTGGTGGAACGGGTGCTGGGCTTCTCCACCACGGTCAGCGTCATCGTCAACCTGGCGGGCAGCGCCTACTTCCTCCATCTCATCCTGAAGGAACATCCGGCATGA
- a CDS encoding ABC transporter permease, translated as MATALLAGGLASLALVSIFVGVVPVTPASLWELTPLQAQIVWASRLPRLASILLAGAGLSIAGLIMQQLARNRFVSPTTAGVMDGARLGVLVAVLLAGSSSMLQRIAIAFLFALGAALAFMAIVRRVQLRDPIFIPLVGLMFGNVINAAATYIAYRHNLLQTLVAWLHGDFSTVLRGRYELLYLVVPLVALAYAYAYRFTIAGMGDEAATSLGIDYQRVVHVGLAIVASVSAVVVLTVGSLPFLGLIVPNLVSLYRGDNMRYALLDTALLGALLVLICDIIGRVVVFPYEVSVGLVMGILGSAAFLALLVRSRYRAG; from the coding sequence ATGGCGACGGCGCTTCTGGCAGGTGGCCTGGCGAGCCTGGCGCTGGTCTCCATCTTCGTCGGCGTGGTGCCCGTCACACCGGCCAGCCTGTGGGAGCTGACGCCGCTGCAGGCGCAGATCGTCTGGGCCAGCCGGCTGCCCCGGCTTGCCAGCATCCTGCTGGCGGGCGCCGGTCTGAGCATCGCCGGTCTCATCATGCAACAGCTGGCCCGCAATCGCTTCGTCTCGCCCACCACGGCAGGGGTCATGGACGGCGCCCGTCTGGGCGTGCTGGTGGCGGTGCTGCTGGCCGGGTCCTCCAGCATGCTGCAGCGCATCGCCATCGCCTTCCTCTTCGCGCTGGGGGCCGCCCTGGCCTTCATGGCCATCGTCCGGCGGGTGCAGCTGCGGGATCCCATCTTCATCCCCCTGGTGGGGCTGATGTTCGGCAACGTCATCAACGCGGCGGCGACCTACATCGCCTACCGCCACAACCTGCTGCAGACCCTGGTGGCGTGGCTGCACGGCGACTTCTCGACGGTGCTGCGGGGGCGCTACGAGCTGCTCTACCTGGTGGTGCCGCTGGTGGCGCTGGCCTACGCCTACGCCTACCGCTTCACCATCGCGGGCATGGGCGACGAGGCCGCCACCAGCCTGGGCATCGACTACCAGCGGGTGGTGCACGTGGGGCTGGCCATCGTGGCCAGCGTCTCGGCCGTGGTGGTGCTGACGGTGGGGTCGCTGCCGTTCCTGGGCCTCATCGTGCCCAACCTGGTCAGCCTCTACCGGGGCGACAACATGCGCTACGCCCTGCTCGACACCGCCTTGCTCGGCGCGCTGCTCGTGCTGATCTGCGACATCATCGGGAGGGTCGTCGTCTTCCCCTACGAGGTTTCGGTGGGGCTGGTGATGGGGATCCTGGGGAGCGCGGCCTTCCTGGCGCTCCTGGTGAGGAGCCGCTACCGTGCGGGTTAG
- a CDS encoding siderophore ABC transporter substrate-binding protein: protein MSRPMLRAALLSGLVMVAAFAQVAVAQERMLEIQHALGTTRLEVPPQRVVAFDLGVLDSLERLGVDVVGVPKASLPAYLSRYLDARYTSVGSLTEPDFERIEVLRPDVIFISGRQSSHYAELSRLAPTIYMGIDTADYLASFESNMRLLGRVFGKQEQVEAELGRIRQSIERVRARAHGKTALVVLVTAGRLSAFGPGSRYGFVYDVLGLEPANDDIQVSTHGQPISFEFLLQEDPDYLLVIDRDAVVAGGGAQPARQVIENELVRHTRAYREGQIVYLDPSYWYLSGGGLDSFARMIADVAAVLR, encoded by the coding sequence GTGTCTCGACCCATGTTGCGCGCGGCGCTCTTGAGTGGTCTGGTGATGGTGGCCGCGTTCGCTCAAGTCGCGGTCGCCCAGGAACGCATGCTCGAGATCCAGCACGCCCTCGGCACGACCCGTCTGGAGGTGCCGCCCCAGCGTGTCGTGGCCTTCGACCTGGGCGTCCTCGACTCGCTGGAGCGGCTGGGCGTCGACGTCGTGGGGGTGCCCAAGGCCTCCTTGCCCGCCTACCTCTCCCGCTACCTCGACGCCCGCTACACGAGCGTCGGCAGCCTGACGGAGCCCGACTTCGAGCGCATCGAGGTGCTGCGGCCCGACGTCATCTTCATCTCGGGACGCCAGTCGAGCCACTACGCCGAGCTGTCCAGGCTTGCGCCCACCATCTACATGGGGATCGATACGGCCGACTACCTCGCCTCCTTCGAGTCCAACATGCGCCTGCTCGGCCGCGTCTTCGGCAAGCAGGAGCAGGTCGAGGCCGAGCTGGGCCGGATCCGGCAGAGCATCGAGCGGGTGAGGGCCCGGGCCCACGGCAAGACGGCGCTGGTCGTGCTGGTGACGGCGGGGCGTCTCAGCGCCTTCGGCCCCGGCTCCCGCTACGGCTTCGTCTACGACGTGCTGGGGCTGGAGCCGGCCAACGACGACATCCAGGTGTCGACCCACGGCCAGCCCATCTCCTTCGAGTTCCTCCTCCAGGAGGATCCGGACTACCTCTTGGTCATCGACCGTGACGCCGTCGTGGCCGGCGGCGGTGCCCAGCCGGCCCGGCAGGTCATCGAAAACGAGCTGGTCCGCCACACCCGGGCCTACCGCGAGGGGCAGATCGTCTACCTCGACCCGAGCTACTGGTACCTCTCCGGCGGGGGGCTCGACTCCTTCGCCCGGATGATCGCGGACGTCGCGGCGGTCCTGCGCTGA
- a CDS encoding metallophosphoesterase family protein produces MAATLRLALVTDIHHGPDKPTRPGSVAPGLLRRFVEVVNDEVRPDLVVDLGDRIDNVDPAQDARRDSEVRAILGELRAPVVHLRGNHDHPRHTDGGAPAPLSPPAPHHAGPRRIPSGQWTLLALDTCDPALGGVGGSVSPQQAETFERWLQEGEGPVVVLAHHPLDDHAIDGNPLFAPFPEWAFTREREALRAAMERSGRVVAVFNGHVHWGVVRVTGGIPYVAVPSFLERWRPEGPVPGAYAVATLGPGRRVRVDFRTLEGGMTLRLEHG; encoded by the coding sequence ATGGCTGCGACGTTGAGACTGGCCCTCGTCACCGACATCCACCACGGCCCCGACAAGCCGACCCGCCCGGGCAGCGTGGCGCCGGGGCTCTTGCGGCGCTTCGTCGAGGTGGTCAACGACGAGGTGCGCCCCGATCTGGTGGTCGATCTGGGCGACCGCATCGACAACGTGGACCCCGCCCAGGATGCTCGGCGAGACAGCGAGGTGCGCGCCATCCTCGGGGAGCTGCGGGCCCCGGTCGTGCACCTGCGAGGCAACCACGACCACCCTCGCCACACCGACGGCGGAGCGCCCGCCCCTCTCTCCCCGCCCGCTCCCCACCACGCCGGGCCTCGACGAATCCCCTCCGGCCAATGGACGCTCCTGGCGCTCGACACCTGCGACCCCGCACTCGGTGGCGTCGGCGGCTCGGTCTCGCCGCAGCAGGCCGAGACCTTCGAGCGGTGGCTCCAGGAGGGAGAGGGCCCGGTGGTGGTGCTGGCCCACCATCCCCTCGACGACCACGCCATCGACGGCAACCCGCTTTTCGCGCCGTTTCCCGAGTGGGCCTTCACCCGAGAGCGGGAGGCTTTGCGCGCTGCCATGGAGCGCAGCGGGCGGGTGGTCGCCGTCTTCAACGGTCACGTCCACTGGGGCGTCGTACGGGTCACGGGCGGGATCCCCTACGTCGCGGTGCCATCGTTTCTGGAGCGATGGCGCCCGGAGGGGCCCGTCCCGGGGGCGTACGCGGTGGCGACGCTGGGGCCGGGGCGACGGGTACGGGTCGACTTTCGCACGCTCGAGGGCGGCATGACGCTGCGGCTGGAGCACGGCTAG
- a CDS encoding glycoside hydrolase family 3 N-terminal domain-containing protein, producing the protein MRARRPRMSWKALLAAPLLVLAVGGSGGPGTGVRADERPAYLDPSLPVPTRVEDLLSRMTLAEKVGQMTQINLTRLMGRDEWDRGPLNEAWLQRVLVDHHVGSILSGGGASPVPNDPETWATVTHTLQRWAVERTRLGIPILYGVDAVHGHNNVLGATLFPHQIGLAATWDTALVEEVARVTARAVRATGIHWDFAPVADVGRDFRWGRFYETFGEDPLLASELVAASVRGLQGEDLSSQGAVAATLKHFVGYSQPLNGQDRSPALIPLRTLREVFLPPFEAGLRAGARTVMANSGSVNGVPVHASAYLLTEVLRRQMGFTGVVVSDWQDIDKLVTVHRVAPTFEEAVRRSILAGVDMYMVPLDAERFTRTLVRLVETGAVPMARIDEAVRRILTLKMELGLFERPYVDPQGAREAVQAGEELAWRAAVASITLLENRDGLLPLGARHRSVLVTGPGADDVAMLLGGWSVGWQGVPPGEVPTVVSVAEALRQAAPPEVTVRHVAGGRRAEELSGVVAAARDADVVVAVVGETPYAEGEGDAHVRGYRLSPEQQRLVSALASTGKPLVVVLLAGRPLILGEVAQGADALLMAYLPGSQGGRAIASVLFGEASPGGRLPFSWPRDMVQVPISYDHLRAEESPTPEYDPLYSFGYGLSYTRFAYRDLEVSGQASAGGVIEVRVSVTNTGEVEADEVVQVYASKPFATVVRPERQLVAFERVRLQPGESREVRLAIPVQRLAIVPGDILGEAPMVVEPGIYRLTVGGLSGEVTVSSP; encoded by the coding sequence ATGCGAGCGCGACGTCCGAGGATGTCGTGGAAGGCGCTGCTGGCGGCACCGCTCCTGGTGCTGGCCGTCGGAGGCAGCGGCGGACCGGGGACAGGGGTGCGGGCCGACGAGCGCCCGGCCTACCTGGACCCCTCCCTGCCCGTACCGACGCGGGTCGAGGATCTGCTGAGCCGGATGACCCTGGCCGAGAAGGTCGGCCAGATGACGCAGATCAACCTGACCCGTCTCATGGGGCGCGACGAGTGGGATCGCGGCCCTCTCAACGAGGCGTGGCTCCAGCGGGTGCTGGTCGACCACCACGTGGGCTCCATCCTCAGCGGCGGCGGCGCCAGCCCCGTGCCCAACGACCCTGAGACCTGGGCGACGGTGACCCATACGCTGCAGCGCTGGGCGGTGGAGCGGACCCGCCTCGGCATCCCCATCCTGTACGGCGTCGACGCCGTCCACGGCCACAACAACGTGCTCGGCGCCACGCTCTTCCCTCATCAGATCGGCCTGGCGGCCACGTGGGACACGGCGCTGGTGGAGGAGGTGGCGCGGGTGACGGCCCGGGCGGTGCGCGCCACCGGCATCCACTGGGACTTCGCGCCGGTCGCGGATGTGGGGCGCGACTTCCGCTGGGGCCGCTTCTACGAGACCTTCGGGGAGGATCCGCTGCTGGCCTCGGAGCTGGTGGCAGCGTCGGTGCGAGGGCTGCAGGGGGAGGACCTGTCGTCGCAGGGGGCCGTGGCCGCCACGCTCAAGCACTTCGTGGGCTACTCGCAGCCCCTCAACGGGCAGGATCGCAGCCCCGCCCTCATCCCGCTGCGGACGCTGCGGGAGGTCTTCCTGCCCCCCTTCGAGGCGGGCCTGCGGGCGGGGGCCCGCACGGTGATGGCCAACAGCGGCTCGGTCAACGGCGTGCCGGTGCACGCCTCGGCCTACCTGCTGACGGAGGTGCTGCGCCGCCAGATGGGCTTCACCGGTGTGGTCGTCTCCGACTGGCAGGACATCGACAAGCTCGTCACCGTGCACCGGGTGGCCCCGACCTTCGAGGAGGCGGTGCGCCGCAGCATCCTGGCCGGCGTCGACATGTACATGGTGCCGCTGGACGCCGAGCGCTTCACGCGGACGCTGGTGCGGCTCGTCGAGACGGGCGCCGTCCCCATGGCACGCATCGACGAGGCGGTACGGCGGATCCTGACGCTCAAGATGGAGCTCGGGCTCTTCGAGCGCCCGTACGTCGACCCGCAGGGAGCCCGAGAAGCGGTGCAGGCGGGCGAGGAGCTGGCCTGGCGGGCCGCGGTCGCGTCCATCACCCTGCTGGAGAACCGGGACGGCCTGCTCCCGCTCGGGGCACGGCACCGGTCGGTGCTGGTGACGGGGCCCGGGGCCGACGACGTCGCCATGCTGCTCGGCGGTTGGAGCGTCGGGTGGCAGGGCGTGCCGCCCGGCGAGGTGCCGACCGTCGTGTCGGTGGCCGAGGCGCTGCGGCAGGCGGCTCCGCCCGAGGTGACGGTGCGGCACGTGGCGGGCGGTCGCCGGGCCGAGGAGCTGAGCGGGGTGGTGGCGGCGGCCCGGGACGCCGACGTGGTGGTGGCGGTGGTGGGCGAGACGCCCTACGCCGAGGGCGAGGGCGACGCGCACGTGCGGGGCTACCGGTTGTCGCCCGAGCAGCAGCGGCTCGTCTCGGCCCTGGCCTCGACGGGCAAGCCGCTGGTGGTGGTGCTGCTGGCAGGCCGACCGCTGATCCTGGGAGAGGTGGCCCAGGGGGCCGACGCCCTGCTCATGGCCTACCTGCCGGGCAGCCAGGGCGGACGAGCCATCGCCAGCGTGCTCTTCGGCGAGGCGTCGCCGGGCGGGCGCCTGCCCTTCAGCTGGCCGCGTGACATGGTGCAGGTGCCCATCTCCTACGACCACCTGCGGGCCGAGGAGTCGCCGACCCCGGAGTACGACCCGCTCTATTCCTTCGGCTACGGGCTCAGCTACACCCGCTTCGCCTACCGGGACCTGGAGGTGTCGGGGCAGGCCAGCGCCGGCGGCGTCATCGAGGTGCGCGTCTCGGTGACCAACACCGGCGAGGTAGAGGCCGACGAGGTCGTGCAGGTCTACGCGAGCAAGCCCTTCGCCACGGTGGTGCGGCCGGAGCGGCAGCTCGTCGCCTTCGAGCGGGTGCGCCTGCAGCCGGGCGAGAGCCGCGAGGTGCGGCTCGCCATCCCGGTGCAGAGGCTGGCCATCGTGCCCGGCGACATCCTGGGCGAGGCCCCGATGGTGGTGGAGCCGGGGATCTACCGGCTGACCGTGGGCGGGCTGTCGGGCGAGGTGACGGTCAGCTCGCCGTAG